The Triticum aestivum cultivar Chinese Spring chromosome 3A, IWGSC CS RefSeq v2.1, whole genome shotgun sequence genome includes a region encoding these proteins:
- the LOC123061243 gene encoding lysophospholipid acyltransferase LPEAT1 isoform X3: MAVDTTTAAPSHPEGDEGGEEAVRPLLSGAPAEVEDEELDIRYAPYARRDAYGPMGRGPLSAAQVARLVLAGVVLLPLRLVAGVLLVVAYYLVCRVCTLFVGGVGEGRPRLQGLRREAVLRAGRVLSRAMLFVFGFYWIPVSDRSFPNAEDVPKDHYEELERPGAIVSNHVSYVDILYHMSASSPSFVAKNSVSKLPLIGLISKCLGCIFVQRESKCSDSKGVSGAVTERLHEVSQDENSPMILLFPEGTTTNGDYLLPFKTGAFLARAPLQPVILRYPYRRFSPAWDSMDGARHVFLLLCQFANYIEVVRLPVYYPSEQEKQDPRVYANNVRKLLATEGNLVLSNLGLAEKRVYHAALNGNSPRALHQKDD, translated from the exons ATGGCCGTCGACACCACCACCGCCGCGCCTTCCCACCCTGAAGGCGACGAAGGCGGTGAAGAGGCAGTGCGGCCGCTCCTCTCCGGCGCGCCCGCTGAGGTGGAGGATGAGGAACTGGACATCAGGTACGCGCCCTATGCGCGCCGTGATGCGTACGGGCCGATGGGCCGCGGGCCGCTCTCTGCGGCGCAGGTGGCACGGTTAGTGCTGGCGGGCGTCGTTCTCCTCCCGCTCCGTCTCGTCGCAGGGGTGCTCCTGGTCGTCGCCTACTACCTCGTGTGCCGTGTGTGTACGCTGTTTGTGGGCGGAGTGGGAGAGGGCCGTCCCCGCCTACAGGGGTTGAGGAGGGAGGCCGTGCTGCGTGCTGGCCGCGTGTTGTCGCGGGCAATGCTGTTCGTGTTCGGGTTCTACTGGATCCCCGTGTCCGATCGAAGCTTCCCCAATGCCGAG GATGTACCTAAAgatcactatgaagaactggaAAGACCAGGGGCGATTGTATCTAATCATGTGTCATATGTGGACATTCTTTATCATATGTCAGCTTCTTCTCCGAGTTTTGTTGCTAAG AACTCAGTGTCCAAGTTGCCGTTGATTGGTCTCATAAG CAAATGTCTTGGGTGCATTTTTGTTCAACGAGAATCCAAATGTTCAGATTCTAAAGGTGTCTCAG GTGCTGTAACTGAAAGGCTCCATGAGGTTTCACAAGACGAGAATTCCCCTATGATCTTACTCTTTCCTG AGGGTACTACTACGAATGGGGATTACCTTCTCCCATTTAAGACAGGAGCCTTTCTTGCAAGGGCACCATTGCAACCTGTAATTTTGAGATATCCTTACAGGAGATTTAGTCCAGCCTGGGACTCCATGGATGGG GCACGTCATGTGTTTTTGCTCCTCTGTCAATTTGCAAATTACATAGAGGTGGTTCGCTTGCCTGTATACTATCCTTCTGAGCAAGAAAAGCAGGATCCTAGAGTCTATGCCAACAACGTCAGAAAATTGCTTGCGACTGAG GGTAATTTAGTTCTGTCTAATCTTGGGCTGGCTGAAAAGCGTGTGTATCATGCGGCACTTAATGGTAATAGTCCTCGtgctctgcatcagaaagatgatTGA
- the LOC123061243 gene encoding lysophospholipid acyltransferase LPEAT1 isoform X1 — protein sequence MAVDTTTAAPSHPEGDEGGEEAVRPLLSGAPAEVEDEELDIRYAPYARRDAYGPMGRGPLSAAQVARLVLAGVVLLPLRLVAGVLLVVAYYLVCRVCTLFVGGVGEGRPRLQGLRREAVLRAGRVLSRAMLFVFGFYWIPVSDRSFPNAEDVPKDHYEELERPGAIVSNHVSYVDILYHMSASSPSFVAKNSVSKLPLIGLISKCLGCIFVQRESKCSDSKGVSGAVTERLHEVSQDENSPMILLFPGTNLRIHELGGKEGRRTAAAAAEGTTTNGDYLLPFKTGAFLARAPLQPVILRYPYRRFSPAWDSMDGARHVFLLLCQFANYIEVVRLPVYYPSEQEKQDPRVYANNVRKLLATEGNLVLSNLGLAEKRVYHAALNGNSPRALHQKDD from the exons ATGGCCGTCGACACCACCACCGCCGCGCCTTCCCACCCTGAAGGCGACGAAGGCGGTGAAGAGGCAGTGCGGCCGCTCCTCTCCGGCGCGCCCGCTGAGGTGGAGGATGAGGAACTGGACATCAGGTACGCGCCCTATGCGCGCCGTGATGCGTACGGGCCGATGGGCCGCGGGCCGCTCTCTGCGGCGCAGGTGGCACGGTTAGTGCTGGCGGGCGTCGTTCTCCTCCCGCTCCGTCTCGTCGCAGGGGTGCTCCTGGTCGTCGCCTACTACCTCGTGTGCCGTGTGTGTACGCTGTTTGTGGGCGGAGTGGGAGAGGGCCGTCCCCGCCTACAGGGGTTGAGGAGGGAGGCCGTGCTGCGTGCTGGCCGCGTGTTGTCGCGGGCAATGCTGTTCGTGTTCGGGTTCTACTGGATCCCCGTGTCCGATCGAAGCTTCCCCAATGCCGAG GATGTACCTAAAgatcactatgaagaactggaAAGACCAGGGGCGATTGTATCTAATCATGTGTCATATGTGGACATTCTTTATCATATGTCAGCTTCTTCTCCGAGTTTTGTTGCTAAG AACTCAGTGTCCAAGTTGCCGTTGATTGGTCTCATAAG CAAATGTCTTGGGTGCATTTTTGTTCAACGAGAATCCAAATGTTCAGATTCTAAAGGTGTCTCAG GTGCTGTAACTGAAAGGCTCCATGAGGTTTCACAAGACGAGAATTCCCCTATGATCTTACTCTTTCCTG GTACAAATCTGAGGATACATGAATTGGggggaaaagaaggaagaagaacagcagccgccgccgccg AGGGTACTACTACGAATGGGGATTACCTTCTCCCATTTAAGACAGGAGCCTTTCTTGCAAGGGCACCATTGCAACCTGTAATTTTGAGATATCCTTACAGGAGATTTAGTCCAGCCTGGGACTCCATGGATGGG GCACGTCATGTGTTTTTGCTCCTCTGTCAATTTGCAAATTACATAGAGGTGGTTCGCTTGCCTGTATACTATCCTTCTGAGCAAGAAAAGCAGGATCCTAGAGTCTATGCCAACAACGTCAGAAAATTGCTTGCGACTGAG GGTAATTTAGTTCTGTCTAATCTTGGGCTGGCTGAAAAGCGTGTGTATCATGCGGCACTTAATGGTAATAGTCCTCGtgctctgcatcagaaagatgatTGA
- the LOC123061243 gene encoding lysophospholipid acyltransferase LPEAT1 isoform X2, with product MAVDTTTAAPSHPEGDEGGEEAVRPLLSGAPAEVEDEELDIRYAPYARRDAYGPMGRGPLSAAQVARLVLAGVVLLPLRLVAGVLLVVAYYLVCRVCTLFVGGVGEGRPRLQGLRREAVLRAGRVLSRAMLFVFGFYWIPVSDRSFPNAEDVPKDHYEELERPGAIVSNHVSYVDILYHMSASSPSFVAKNSVSKLPLIGLISKCLGCIFVQRESKCSDSKGVSGAVTERLHEVSQDENSPMILLFPGTNLRIHELGGKEGRRTAAAAAEGTTTNGDYLLPFKTGAFLARAPLQPVILRYPYRRFSPAWDSMDGARHVFLLLCQFANYIEVVRLPVYYPSEQEKQDPRVYANNVRKLLATEGNLVLSNLGLAEKRVYHAALNGLLCQS from the exons ATGGCCGTCGACACCACCACCGCCGCGCCTTCCCACCCTGAAGGCGACGAAGGCGGTGAAGAGGCAGTGCGGCCGCTCCTCTCCGGCGCGCCCGCTGAGGTGGAGGATGAGGAACTGGACATCAGGTACGCGCCCTATGCGCGCCGTGATGCGTACGGGCCGATGGGCCGCGGGCCGCTCTCTGCGGCGCAGGTGGCACGGTTAGTGCTGGCGGGCGTCGTTCTCCTCCCGCTCCGTCTCGTCGCAGGGGTGCTCCTGGTCGTCGCCTACTACCTCGTGTGCCGTGTGTGTACGCTGTTTGTGGGCGGAGTGGGAGAGGGCCGTCCCCGCCTACAGGGGTTGAGGAGGGAGGCCGTGCTGCGTGCTGGCCGCGTGTTGTCGCGGGCAATGCTGTTCGTGTTCGGGTTCTACTGGATCCCCGTGTCCGATCGAAGCTTCCCCAATGCCGAG GATGTACCTAAAgatcactatgaagaactggaAAGACCAGGGGCGATTGTATCTAATCATGTGTCATATGTGGACATTCTTTATCATATGTCAGCTTCTTCTCCGAGTTTTGTTGCTAAG AACTCAGTGTCCAAGTTGCCGTTGATTGGTCTCATAAG CAAATGTCTTGGGTGCATTTTTGTTCAACGAGAATCCAAATGTTCAGATTCTAAAGGTGTCTCAG GTGCTGTAACTGAAAGGCTCCATGAGGTTTCACAAGACGAGAATTCCCCTATGATCTTACTCTTTCCTG GTACAAATCTGAGGATACATGAATTGGggggaaaagaaggaagaagaacagcagccgccgccgccg AGGGTACTACTACGAATGGGGATTACCTTCTCCCATTTAAGACAGGAGCCTTTCTTGCAAGGGCACCATTGCAACCTGTAATTTTGAGATATCCTTACAGGAGATTTAGTCCAGCCTGGGACTCCATGGATGGG GCACGTCATGTGTTTTTGCTCCTCTGTCAATTTGCAAATTACATAGAGGTGGTTCGCTTGCCTGTATACTATCCTTCTGAGCAAGAAAAGCAGGATCCTAGAGTCTATGCCAACAACGTCAGAAAATTGCTTGCGACTGAG GGTAATTTAGTTCTGTCTAATCTTGGGCTGGCTGAAAAGCGTGTGTATCATGCGGCACTTAATG GACTGTTGTGTCAAAGCTAA
- the LOC123061243 gene encoding lysophospholipid acyltransferase LPEAT1 isoform X4, producing MAVDTTTAAPSHPEGDEGGEEAVRPLLSGAPAEVEDEELDIRYAPYARRDAYGPMGRGPLSAAQVARLVLAGVVLLPLRLVAGVLLVVAYYLVCRVCTLFVGGVGEGRPRLQGLRREAVLRAGRVLSRAMLFVFGFYWIPVSDRSFPNAEDVPKDHYEELERPGAIVSNHVSYVDILYHMSASSPSFVAKNSVSKLPLIGLISKCLGCIFVQRESKCSDSKGVSGAVTERLHEVSQDENSPMILLFPEGTTTNGDYLLPFKTGAFLARAPLQPVILRYPYRRFSPAWDSMDGARHVFLLLCQFANYIEVVRLPVYYPSEQEKQDPRVYANNVRKLLATEGNLVLSNLGLAEKRVYHAALNGLLCQS from the exons ATGGCCGTCGACACCACCACCGCCGCGCCTTCCCACCCTGAAGGCGACGAAGGCGGTGAAGAGGCAGTGCGGCCGCTCCTCTCCGGCGCGCCCGCTGAGGTGGAGGATGAGGAACTGGACATCAGGTACGCGCCCTATGCGCGCCGTGATGCGTACGGGCCGATGGGCCGCGGGCCGCTCTCTGCGGCGCAGGTGGCACGGTTAGTGCTGGCGGGCGTCGTTCTCCTCCCGCTCCGTCTCGTCGCAGGGGTGCTCCTGGTCGTCGCCTACTACCTCGTGTGCCGTGTGTGTACGCTGTTTGTGGGCGGAGTGGGAGAGGGCCGTCCCCGCCTACAGGGGTTGAGGAGGGAGGCCGTGCTGCGTGCTGGCCGCGTGTTGTCGCGGGCAATGCTGTTCGTGTTCGGGTTCTACTGGATCCCCGTGTCCGATCGAAGCTTCCCCAATGCCGAG GATGTACCTAAAgatcactatgaagaactggaAAGACCAGGGGCGATTGTATCTAATCATGTGTCATATGTGGACATTCTTTATCATATGTCAGCTTCTTCTCCGAGTTTTGTTGCTAAG AACTCAGTGTCCAAGTTGCCGTTGATTGGTCTCATAAG CAAATGTCTTGGGTGCATTTTTGTTCAACGAGAATCCAAATGTTCAGATTCTAAAGGTGTCTCAG GTGCTGTAACTGAAAGGCTCCATGAGGTTTCACAAGACGAGAATTCCCCTATGATCTTACTCTTTCCTG AGGGTACTACTACGAATGGGGATTACCTTCTCCCATTTAAGACAGGAGCCTTTCTTGCAAGGGCACCATTGCAACCTGTAATTTTGAGATATCCTTACAGGAGATTTAGTCCAGCCTGGGACTCCATGGATGGG GCACGTCATGTGTTTTTGCTCCTCTGTCAATTTGCAAATTACATAGAGGTGGTTCGCTTGCCTGTATACTATCCTTCTGAGCAAGAAAAGCAGGATCCTAGAGTCTATGCCAACAACGTCAGAAAATTGCTTGCGACTGAG GGTAATTTAGTTCTGTCTAATCTTGGGCTGGCTGAAAAGCGTGTGTATCATGCGGCACTTAATG GACTGTTGTGTCAAAGCTAA